A stretch of Linepithema humile isolate Giens D197 chromosome 3, Lhum_UNIL_v1.0, whole genome shotgun sequence DNA encodes these proteins:
- the LOC105678639 gene encoding uncharacterized protein, whose product MNDCAVVLPGEDKWLTFWNYNRKERVPFVVYADLECTLEKKENQDGTTYAYQHHRAFSVGYYVSCAYDNSLSSFKSYRGEDCTAWFVNELHDLTHRVKAIRTTVVPMADLTREESEKFRSAVTCHVCEKPLTAYDTRVRDHCHLTGRYRGAAHSSCNLNYIDSDVIPVIFHNLSGYDAHFIIKDVANAFEGYVELLPLTKERYISFTKNVKDTEDQNSKICIKLRFIDSFRFLSTSLDKLASYLTVDELKISRSEFKHLSAENFNLLTRKGVFPYEYVDSVDKLRDTNLPSRESFYSSLTGETVSESDYAHATNVWQTFLIEDLGQYSDLYLKTDVLLLADIFENFRNMCIKSYGLDPAHYYTLPGYTWDAMMKYTRVKFELLTDIDMVLFVERGIRGGLSQCSNRYAAANNKYMPSYDPSEPSSYLMYFDVNNLYGWAMCQPLLYAKFRWVDDVENFNVMSVASDLATGYVLEVDLEYPVNLHDAHADLPFCPTRDKPPGKRELKLLATLYDKQRYVIHYRNLQQCVRHGLRIAEIHRVLQFAQSPWLRGYIELNTQFRTRAKNDFEKNLYKLMNNAVFGKTMENVRNHTDVRLVTQWEGRYGAEAMIAKPNFHSRSVFSEDLMAVELRKLEVKFDKPIYVGMCILDISKTCLYEFHYEYMAPLYRDNCKIMYTDTDSLIYFLHCEDAYRDMKRDISKFDTSDYFEDNAYGMPRANKKVPGLMKDENNGAIMTEFVGLRAKMYALKVTDQKDTKKVKGVKKNVVARTITFDDYTRCLNAEIELTRRQSCIRSKMHEVYTVSESKLALSPYDDKRHVVSGSTDTLPWGHRKIQL is encoded by the coding sequence ATGAACGACTGCGCCGTCGTTCTCCCCGGCGAGGACAAGTGGCTGACGTTCTGGAATTACAATCGGAAGGAGCGGGTTCCGTTCGTAGTGTACGCCGATCTCGAATGTACGCTCGAGAAAAAGGAGAATCAGGACGGTACTACTTACGCCTACCAACATCACAGAGCCTTTAGCGTAGGATATTATGTAAGTTGCGCTTACGATAATTCACTTTCTAGTTTTAAGTCATATCGCGGTGAAGATTGCACAGCGTGGTTCGTCAACGAACTGCACGATTTGACGCACCGCGTGAAAGCGATCCGCACCACCGTCGTCCCCATGGCGGATCTTACGCGGGAGGAATCGGAGAAATTCCGTAGCGCCGTAACGTGTCACGTGTGCGAGAAACCCTTAACAGCGTATGACACGCGGGTGCGCGATCATTGTCATCTGACCGGGCGTTACCGCGGTgccgcgcactcgtcgtgcAATCTAAATTACATAGACTCCGACGTTATCCcggtgatatttcacaatttatccggttacgacgcgcattttataatcaaaGACGTTGCCAATGCTTTCGAAGGCTACGTCGAATTGTTACCGCTGACGAAAGAACGttacatttcatttacaaaaaatgttaaagataccgaggatcaaaattccaaaatttgcattaaattacGATTCATCGATTCGTTCAGATTTCTCAGTACGAGTCTCGACAAATTGGCATCTTATTTAACTgtagatgaattaaaaatttcacgatcggaattcaaacatttatccgcggaaaatttcaatctgcttactcggaaaggcgtgtttccctacgagtacgtcgacagcgtcgacaagctccgggACACAAACCTACcatcgcgcgaatcgttttacagctcgctcaccggagaaacggtatccgagagcgattacgcgcacgcgacaaacgTCTGGCAAACTTTTTTGATCGAAGATCTAGGTCAATACAgcgatttgtatttgaaaacagacgttcttttgttggcggatattttcgaaaatttccgAAACATGTGTATTAAAAGTTACGGTTTAGATCCCGCTCATTACTACACTCTACCGGGATACACGTGGGACGCTATGATGAAGTACACGCGTGTAAAATTCGAGTTGCTCACGGACATCGATATGGTACTGTTTGTCGAGCGCGGTATACGCGGCGGTCTCAGCCAATGCTCCAACCGATACGCCGCCGCCAACAACAAATACATGCCATCCTACGACCCATCGGAACCGTCATCGTACTTAATGTACTTTGATGTAAACAACTTGTACGGCTGGGCAATGTGTCAACCGTTGCTCTACGCCAAATTTCGATGGGTCGATGATGTCGAAAACTTTAACGTAATGTCCGTTGCATCCGATTTGGCTACCGGTTATGTGCTGGAAGTCGATCTCGAGTATCCGGTGAATCTTCACGACGCGCATGCCGACCTGCCATTCTGCCCGACGCGCGATaagccgcccggcaagcgggagCTCAAGTTACTCGCAACGCTGTACGATAAGCAGCGTTATGTCATTCACTACCGTAATCTACAGCAATGCGTGCGACATGGTCTGCGAATTGCAGAGATTCACCGCGTActgcaattcgcgcaatctccaTGGCTCCGCGGATACATAGAACTGAATACACAGTTTCGGACACGGGcgaaaaatgatttcgaaaaaaatttgtacaaattgatgaacaacgcggttttcggcaaaaccatggagaatgtgcgaaatcaCACGGATGTACGGCTCGTTACACAGTGGGAGGGTCGGTACGGAGCGGAGGCTATGATCGCGAAACCGAATTTCCACAGCCGAAGCGTGTTCTCGGAGGATCTGATGGCCGTAGAGTTGCGAaaactcgaagtgaaattcgacaagccgatctacgtgggtatgtgcatcctcgacatatccaagacctgcttgtacgagtttcactacgagtacatggcgcctctctaccgcgacaattgcaaaattatgtataccgaTACCGACAGTCTGATATACTTTCTGCACTGCGAGGACGCGTATCGGGATATGAAACGCGATATATCCAAATTCGACACGAGCGACTACTTCGAGGACAACGCTTACGGTATGCCGCGCGCCAACAAGAAAGTACCCGGTCTGATGAAAGACGAGAATAACGGTGCGATCATGACGGAATTTGTCGGATTGAGAGCGAAGATGTACGCGTTGAAAGTCACCGACCAAAAAGACACCAAAAAGGTTAAAGgtgtaaaaaagaatgtagTCGCTAGAACGATAACGTTCGACGATTACACTCGGTGCCTCAACGCCGAAATCGAGCTGACGCGACGTCAATCGTGCATCCGCTCAAAGATGCACGAGGTGTACACCGTGTCGGAGTCAAAGCTCGCTCTCAGTCCGTACGACGATAAGCGGCACGTCGTATCCGGTTCCACCGACACTCTACCATGGGGACATCGCAAGatacaattgtaa
- the LOC136998623 gene encoding uncharacterized protein, translating to MEKERDLTVRAANIKTTGEFLPWDYECNEYLDSLKEQCCKRQRTGVVNSLVVQIVRLEGVRDALHERFVPVGAGYGGYEKKGYTWKEIETAFRNRVLTGAIINQNYIDPREFFENVKNTVIERIQGVMAEHNSVKINTAFNGEFVAGDKTAVKTIATKNYELFPTSDLNEWYTRHVEDDILAALEEFQERDSGWALSRILNLTVNVNKFNPLHAGCHNELPWQIMLKRAVVNVKSNDNACFAWAVVAALYPAEKNSDRTIEYPHYSTVLNLCDIEFPMTLPQITKFEKLNAISVNVFTTEDSKIVLLRLADDKKEKHVNLLYVCKNNDAHFVCIKNLSRLVSSQLSKHANKKYICDR from the coding sequence ATGGAGAAGGAGCGCGATCTTACCGTACGAGCAGCGAATATCAAAACGACGGGAGAGTTCCTTCCATGGGACTACGAGTGCAACGAGTACCTCGATTCTCTCAAGGAACAATGTTGCAAGAGGCAACGCACCGGAGTAGTCAACTCTCTGGTGGTGCAAATTGTGCGTCTGGAGGGTGTGAGGGACGCCCTACACGAGCGTTTCGTGCCCGTCGGTGCCGGATACGGTGGATACGAGAAGAAGGGCTACACGTGGAAGGAGATCGAGACGGCGTTTAGGAACCGTGTGCTGACCGGTGCGATTATCAATCAAAACTATATAGATCCtcgtgaattttttgaaaatgtaaaaaatacggtTATCGAGCGGATCCAGGGCGTCATGGCGGAACACAACAGCGTCAAGATTAACACCGCGTTCAACGGAGAATTCGTCGCGGGCGACAAGACTGCTGTGAAGACCATCGCCACCAAAAATTACGAGTTGTTTCCCACATCCGATCTCAACGAGTGGTACACGCGGCACGTGGAGGATGATATTCTGGCGGCACTGGAGGAGTTTCAGGAACGCGATAGCGGATGGGCGTTGTCGCGTATCCTGAATCTCACCGTCAATGTGAACAAGTTCAATCCTCTGCACGCGGGATGCCACAACGAGTTACCGTGGCAAATTATGCTAAAAAGGGCGGTGGTCAATGTTAAATCAAACGATAATGCGTGCTTTGCGTGGGCGGTGGTAGCAGCCTTGTATCCTGCGGAAAAAAATTCAGACAGAACAATCGAATACCCACATTACTCGACGGTGCTCAACCTGTGCGATATCGAGTTCCCCATGACGCTTCCGCAAATAACAAAATTCGAGAAACTAAACGCCATCTCCGTCAACGTCTTCACCACCGAAGACTCAAAAATCGTTCTTCTGCGGCTCGCCGATGACAAAAAGGAGAAGCACGTCAACCTGCTCTACGTGTGTAAAAACAACGATGCACACTTTGTGTGCATCAAAAACTTGTCGCGGTTGGTGAGCTCGCAACTGAGCAAGCacgcaaataaaaagtacatttgcgatcggtaa
- the LOC136999000 gene encoding uncharacterized protein encodes MSEKEAVSLERRSLVDELHAPARRNFTRRPVVVKGYDDLWQADIVEMRPYSRSNGGCNYILTVIDVLSKYAWAMPLKTKGGIETSKAFSAIFRERIPKNLQTDHGKEFYNRDFPNLVKKHGINHYSTYSVMKASVVERFNRTLKNEMWKFFTLTGSYRWIDDLPRLVSEYNGRKHRTIGMRPIDVTPEIAKGLLSTVYGNIKIAAPAKFRIATVQRTNPVTYLIKDYRGDPVAGGFYEYELLKTAQPDVYLVEKVLRRKDDKVFVKWLGFDNSHNSWINKDDVL; translated from the exons ATGAGCGAGAAGGAAGCGGTTAGCCTGGAGAGGAGATCGCTCGTGGACGAGCTCCACGcaccggcgagaagaaactttacgcgtAGGCCAGTCGTCGTGAAAGGATACGACGATTTGTGGCAGGCTGACATTGTCGAGATGAGACCGTACTCGCGATCCAACGGCGGCTGCAACTACATTCTAACCGTTATCGATGTGTTGAGCAAGTACGCGTGGGCTATGCCCTTAAAGACCAAAGGTGGAATCGAAACGTCCAAAGCATTTTCTGCGATATTTAGAGAgagaattccgaaaaatttgcagactgaccatggaaaagaattttacaacagagatttcccaaatcttgtcaagaaacacggcatcaatcattattcgacaTACTCGGTTATGAAGGCTTCGGTGGTGGAACGATTCAATCGCACGTTGAAGAACGAAATGTGGAAGTTTTTCACGCTCACGGGATCGTACAGGTGGATCGACGATTTACCGCGATTGGTCTCGGAATACAACGGTCGTAAACATCGTACGATCGGTATGCGCccgatcgatgtcactcccGAGATCGCAAAGGGACTCTTGAGCACCGTGTacggtaatataaaaattgccgcgccggcgaaattcagg atcgccacggtgcaacgtaccaatcctgtgacgtatctgattaaagattatcgcgGAGATCCAGTCGCGGGAGGCTTTTACGAGTACGAATTGCTCAAGACTGCACAACccgacgtttatctcgtggagaaggtgttgcgccgaaaggacgataaggtgtttgtaaagtggttGGGATTCGACAATTCACATAattcttggataaataaagacgatgtattgtaa